The genomic window tgtccctggctgctcctgtgggagCCGAGCTCTGCTCTCGCTGGATGGGGCAGGCTATGATGCTGCATTTTTCAGCCCTGCGTTGACTTTTGTCGCTGCTTCTTTGAGGGGAAGACAAGCTGAATCTGCAAATCGGCCCCGGTGCCCAGGGATTAGCCCAGATAAAGGGGAACTGCGCTGATGTGGCCGATTTGCCTCTCCAGCCTGGGCAGCGCTACGAGCTCAGGGCGTGCAAACGCCGCCATGCACgcagtgcctgcagccccacctgTGCCACTGCCTGGCTGGGGTCCCGTGTCCGCCACAGCGCCCTCCCCTTgtccccacagagcagctgggctctCCCGGGTGTCTCCTGCCGAGTCTGGGACTGCTGGGGCCAGGACAATCTGCTGCCAGTGTGGGCTGGGGACTCCCAGCCATGCCTGGGGCACGGAGTGCAGAAATggggcagtgccctgtgccgGGGGGCAGACAGGGAGCCACAGCCTGTCATCTCCTCCGGGCAGCCCAAGGGGGCCAGGCGGGCGGGTTTGCACTCTCTGAGCACAGGTAGCATCCTCTGTCCCCAGGGGACCCTGTGTGACCCTCCCGAGCCTTTACAGGAAGCAAGGAGGATGGCGGCTGCGGCCAGACTcgccctcctgctgctgggctgcgcgGGGCTCCTGCGGCCGGTCGGTGagtgccagggctcggggggcaggggggagccCCGCTCCTCTCCAGGCAGTGGTGCCGGCTGTCCTCATCCCTGCCCGCCGCTCTCCCCAAGCAGGCGGCAGGTACATAGGCTACTGCCCCGACGGCTGGTCCTACTACCTGCTCAGCTGCTTCAAATACTTCCCCGAGTCCCGGAGCTGGGACGAGGCTGAGGTAAGCGCAGCGGGGTACACAGGGGAACAGGGCCCCCCCCCGTCTCCCCGAGGCGCCCCGGCACTGACACCTCTCCCCGCAGAGTCGGTGCCAGGACGTCGAGAAAGGCGCCCACCTGGCGTGGGTGGAGAATGCCCACGAGGCAGCCACCATGCGGAGAATCATCTCCTACTACCAGAGTGTGCAGCCCGTCTGGATTGGactgcaaaagagcaaagagGTGAGGTGTGGGCGGCAGGGCTGATGGGGgcctgggggacagcagggccgtGCCTCTGAACCCCCCTCgccctgcacagagccagtCCTGGCAGTGGACGAGTGGGAAGGAGTACAGTGCCACCAGTGAGGTGCCCGGGAACGGTGCCCGCGGGGGGAGCTGCGCCGCGCTGACACATCACAGCGGTGAGTGCCCGGTCCCTGCACCCACCCCAGCGCCCGGGCTGGCGGCACTGCCCTGCCCCGTCCTCTTGCCGGTCCCCATCCCCTCCAGGGCTGCGGTGGCCACAGCTGGTCCCGTCCTCGCCGTGGCCCCGCCAGCCCCCTGCCTGTCTCTCCCGCAGATTTTGCCGTGTGGTCCAGCGCcgactgctcccagcagcatcaCTTCATCTGCAAGTTCAACCCCTTgcactgagcacagccctggcccgCGGCGGACCCCGCGCTGGCGGCGTTCCTCCCGTGCCACCTCCGTGTCTCTCCCCGCAACTCCTATAAATGCATCTTATAAAAAAAGAAGCATGCAAGTGCTGTGTGAGCCTGGTGCTGGTGCAAAGCCCTGGGCTGCTccgtgagagagagagagacgggCTCTGCCCCGGCTCCCCGAGCTTCCCGGCTTCCAGAGGTTTCTGCTCTGCCGGTGCGGGCAGAGCTGCTCGGGGATGAGTCCCCTGGAGCTGCGGGGACCATCGCTCTCCTGGCTGAGCACTCGCGTTTGCTCATACCAGCCCTCGGGTGCCAAACACCACGGGCGTCCCTGGGGAGCAGGTGGGGGGACAGGAGTGTCCCCAGAGTGCAGACACAGAGACCTGGGACACAGATGTGGGTGGGGACGGGAGCTGTGATGGGTGTGCAGGCATGGGGACAGGTGGTCCCCCAGGTGCAGACAGCTCCACAGGGATCCGGGGCCTGCAACACGGCCCCATGGCCATGTTGACAGCAGCACCGGGACCAAAGGTCCCTTTTGTGCCACTGTTATCTGGCCACGGGCATCACGTGGCTGTTTGCTCTGCTGCTTTGAAGATGGCTCTGCCCCCACCCAGCTCATGGGTTTTTGCCCCTCCAGAGCTGCGGCACGTGTCAGGAGTGGACGGTGCCGGCCCCAGAGCCCGGccgccctctgctccctgcccgggcccgcgggggcggcggggaggCCGCGCAGTGACCACAGCGAGCCCGGCACCGGAgctcccctgccccagggcagccggggctgcgggacagCCCGTGCCGCTGCTCAGCCCCGGCTCCGGCTCCGTGTCCCCGGGTTTTGGGGCACACGAGACGGAGACACCTCGCAGGCTCCCCCCTCTGAAGCTGCGCTGCCCCTGCTGCGTTGGCTGGCGCTCGGTGACCTTTGAGCGCCAGGGTCCGGCAGGCTGATAAAGGCCGGGAGGGCTGTGCCGAGCTGCCCACGCAGTTTATAAAAGCACTACGCAAGGCCCATCCCGCTGTCCACCTGTCCGGCCGGCCATCCCTCTGTCCGCGCAGCGGCCGGGGTGAAGATGCTGCGCTTGGTCGGGCGCACCGCACGTTGCTGGGGGGCGAGGTGGGCACtgcccgggccggagcgggcACCCCGGGGCACCCAGCACCCCGCGGCCTGGCAGAGGGCATGGTGAGCACCCATGTGGATCGGGGGGCTGGAGACACAACCAGGGTagggctggggagctggctgAGCTCTTAAACCTTGCTGGGCAAGGGgagcctctccctcctccctgcagcactgcaggcacaaGGAGCTACCAGGGATCTggggtgctcccagcctgggctgcttgCTGGTGGCATCTCTGCAGGGCCACCCTCTGTGCCCAAGGCTGCCACAGGATTGCTGCCACGTTCTGTCC from Agelaius phoeniceus isolate bAgePho1 chromosome 8, bAgePho1.hap1, whole genome shotgun sequence includes these protein-coding regions:
- the REG4 gene encoding LOW QUALITY PROTEIN: regenerating islet-derived protein 4 (The sequence of the model RefSeq protein was modified relative to this genomic sequence to represent the inferred CDS: inserted 2 bases in 1 codon; deleted 2 bases in 1 codon): MAPPAPGCRLFPHPGVXHPARKHPPAVQTRAVYAGEHQAIKGSPSSPVPVTRHKPLFLTIRTTARRMAAAARLALLLLGCAGLLRPVGGRYIGYCPDGWSYYLLSCFKYFPESRSWDEAESRCQDVEKGAHLAWVENAHEAATMRRIISYYQSVQPVWIGLQKSKESQSWQWTSGKEYSATSEVPGNGARGGSCAALTHHSDFAVWSSADCSQQHHFICKFNPLH